The nucleotide window TGTACTTCTCTTTCCCAGCGAGTTTGTCATCCCATTTGGCTATCCACATGAAATCAGGGTGCCAGATGATCTCCTTCCAGTTGCTCGGTGGACGAGGCGCATCGGGTGACAAGTTCAAGATGATATCTTCTTCGCCAACATAGGGCTTCCATTTTCCCCGCATCGGATGCTCACCTCGCCCCATGAAGATGGAAGGCGGCTCAACAGTGTAATTACCTACTTCGGTTTTGACACCGTCAATGACAGCGCAGCCATATTTTTCTTTGTTGGCTTCTCTCAACACCTTGCGCTCTTGAGCCTGTTTTTTCTTTTCCTCTTTGGACATGTTGGCTTTGATCTGCTTCTCCTTCTCCACAAAGGCTATGATTTCAGAGAAGTCCACTTGCTCTGGTGAAAGAGGCTTGTCGGATGTTTCCATGGCTGCTGAGAAATCGTGGAAGAAGTTCTTGATGAACACTGGGTCTTTAACGCAGTCTGTTCCCAGCTTTTTGACCCATGCGACAGCCATTTCTTCTTGATGCGGCGTCAAAGCTACTTGTTCGCCGCTGATCTTGATGTGAAAGCCCTTGGGCTCGTAGCGTTTGGGTATGAGAACGCCTGAATGAATAAGCTGCTTCATTTGCCGCTTGACCTATACTAAGCTTTGTTTGTTCAATGGTTTTCAGAAATGACGCTGCGCCATCTAAATATCTTGTGCTTGGAAGACTCATGGAGGACAAATTCTTTATATCCTCATCCATGTTGTTCGATTATCAAAATGGTCGGCGTGAAAGGAGAAGCAATTATGAACGGCCAACTTATGGAAGTGGAATTGAAGAAAATTCGTCCCAACCGTCTTAATCCAAGGCTTGAGATCAGCATTATTCGGCTGAATGACTTGGCTGACAGCATTAAACAGGTTGGCTTGTTGGAGCCGCTGGTTGTTCGCCCTGTTGGCGACGGATACGAAGTTGTTGTGGGCGAACGGCGCTATCGTGCTTGTCAGCAAGTCGGCTTGAAAACCGTGCCCGCAGTTGTCAGGCAATACACGGATGAAGAAGTCATCGAACTGAACCTAGTTGAAAACATTCAGAGAGAAGACTTGAGTGCAGTTGAAAAGGGAAACTGCTGCAAACTCTTGCTGGACAAGTATCCAAAGAAGTTCAGCAACGTTCAAGGACTCGCTAGCCGGCTTGGACTTTCATCTGCCACTGTGAAAACTTGGCTTCAGTTAACCAAAGCATCTAAAGAAATTCAGAGTATGGTTGCGCCTGCGCAGGTGGAGAGACGGGGCACGCCTGAGGGAAAGATCGACTATACTACAGCGCGAACCATCATGAGGCGCATACCTGAACCGGAGAGACAGGTTGAGATTGGACAGAAACTTGCCAGTGAGGGCATGTCACAGAAACTGGCTCGGAGAGTCATAGAAGAAGCAGCGAAATCACCTGACAGAAAGGTGGAAGACATCCTGACCGAGGTTAAAGCTGAGCCTTCTGAGCTCTTCTTTGAACCCGTTGACATGGAGTCCATTGTCAAAGGTGGCAAGACTCAAATGACTAGTCGAAGTGCACCAGATGCAGGTGTAAAGACTGGCGCCAAGGTTCACGCCAGCATTTACGTGCCTCGCTTCGCTGATCTGCAGATTGTTTCTGTTGAGAGGAAGCGGCTGAGGTTTTTCGATTCCGAGGATGCAAAGAGAGAAGGGTATTCAAGTCTTGCCGAGTTCAAGAGAGTTTGGAAGGAAAAGTATGGAGAATGGAATGATAACGAGTTGGTGCACATTATCAACTTTCGAAAAATCGGATGAAAAGGGCGAGTTCAGATTTAGGCTTTGGCAAACCTGAAGAAGATTCTTCCGTCTGCGAGTTCTACTATTTTGAGTTGTAGTTTGTCGCCTATCTTGAGTTGGTCGTGTTTGGCGTTGTCGATTCGGCTTGATATGGTTAAGCCGCCTATTTTGACCAAGCCTACGCAGAAAGGTGCATCTTGTACAAAGCCGAGGGGTGCGCCTATGCGGACTTCGGTGAATGCGTAGAGTTCGCCTTCGGTGCCCAAGTCAGCCCATTCGAATTCGCTGGCAAGGCAGTTTGGGCAGACTATTCTTGGAGGCCACAGAAGTTGGCTGCATTTCTTGCATTTGGTGGTGGTTAGCTTTCCTTGCTTCAGGTTTTGGAAGAATTGGCTGATTTCGGTTGTTTTGGCGTCTTCTAGCGGGTAGAAATCCAGCATGAATGGCAATTTCACTGTTTCGGGTCGGTTTATTTTCTCGATTTCTGTGTTGCCCATTTCTTGCGTCACCTCATTTGCTTCGAGTAGACTAGGATGCTGTGAACGTTGGCTGGTCCGCTCAGATTGTGGGTGATGGCTATGTCAGCGTTTTTCACGTATCTTCCTTTGGGCACTTCGCCTCTGAACTGCTGCATAACGTCGATTGCCTGCAAGATGGCTGTGGCTCCAAGCGGGTGTCCGCAGCCGAGCAGTCCGCCTCGTGGGTTAACTGCTATTTTTGCGCCTATGTAGCTTTGTGCTTCGTCGATGAATTTGCCGCCTTTGCCTTTCTCGCACCAGCCCAGTGCCTCGTACTCCATGATTTCGCTTATTGTGAAGCAATCGTGAAGCTCTGCGATGTCGATGTCGTCTGAAGTGATGTGAGCGGATTCGTAGGCTTCTTTGGCTGCGATCTTGAGAGGAACCCAGTCAGTCAGGCTGCCTAGATTGTTCACGTTGTTTCCAATGTTGGCTTGTCCGCTGCCGATCACGTACATGGGTGCGTCTGTGTATTTCTTGGCGTCTTCAGCTGGAACCAGCACAACGCCGGCTGCGCCATCGGTTATGCCGCTGCAGTCAAGTAACTTCAGAGGCGGCGCCACGACAAGCGACTTTAGCACGTCTTCAACTGTTACTTCTTTCGGAAACTGCGCTAGGGGGTTAAGGGCGGAATATTTGTGGTTTTTGACGCAGACCTTTGCCATCTGCTCCTCAGTCGTGCCAAACTCGTGCATGTGTCTTTGCGCAGTCATAGCGAAGAAAGGCGGCGCTGACAAAGCGTTGACGCCGTCCCATTCACGATCAAGCACGCAGCTCATGTTAGTTTGAGCCTCAGCCATGTCAGGCATGTACATTTTCTCGGCGCCAAAAGCCACCGCAACATCAGACAAGCCGGTGGCAACGCAAGCCCAAGCATAGCGGATTGCGGCTTGACCGGACGCGCACATTAGTTCAGTGCGAGCTATGACCTTTCGCGGTTGTATGCCTAAGCATTCGGCGACAAGTGGGGCAACGTGTGATAGGAAAGCGAATCTTCCGGGTTCAGCGGCTCCCACAAAGAGGCTGTCCACATCTTTGGGAGACAGGTTGGGAACGTTTCCGAACATGGCTTTTCCAGCTTCTTGAACCAAGCCTCGCCATGTGGCTTCGCGCTTGCCGCAGCGAGTTGCTCCGCCGCCGACGATTGCGACCTTACGCATATGTATTCATCCTTTCAGATCAAGTGGACAGAGATTTCCAACATTGAGAACTATTGATAATGCAAAAAAGACTATATTAAGTGTGGCATTTTCGCTGACTTGCACCAAAAAAGCCGAGTCAGCGAAGACTTTGGGGAGTGAAAGAGAGAAAAATCCTTGGGCAGTCGATTTGCGATGTTGCGCTATTTTCCTTTGTATACTGGTTTCCTTTTCTCTAAGAACGCTGTTACGCCTTCGTTGAAATCCTCTGTGGACGCTACTAGACCAAAGGCTTCTGCTTCCTGCCACAAGCCTGCGTCAGGATGCGTCTCAGTGCTGTCGTTGATCAGCTTCTTACAGTATTTGAGAGCGATAGGTGGTTTTCCGGTGAGTTCGATTGCTAGTTCTTTGACCTTGGCCTGCAGTTGGTCTGCGGGCACTACTGTGTTGACCAAGCCGTGGCGTTCAGCGGTTCTTGCGTCAATCCGCCTGCCTGTGAAAATCATTTCTTTGGCTATGCCCTTGCCCACGAACCTTGGAAGCCGTTGTGTTCCGCCCCAGCCAGGTATGAGACCAACGTTTATTTCTGGCTGTCCGATTTGAGCGGTTTCAGAGGCTACGCGTATGTCGCATGCCATAGCGAGTTCTAGGCCTCCGCCTAGTGCAAAGCCGTTGATGGCTGCGATAACAGGTTTACTACAGGCTTCGACTTGCGTTGTGAGATGTTGTCCTACTCTGGCGAGGTCTGCTCCTCTCACAGGGCTGGCTCCCTTCATCATCCTCAAATCTGCGCCAGCTGAGAAGGCTCGGTCTCCCGCGCCTGTGATGACCATGACTCGTATGTTTTCGTCTTTTTCTGCGTCTTCTAGCCGTACTGAGATTTCCATTATTGTTTCTTGGTCGAGTGCGTTCAACGCGTCTGGGCGATTTATGGTGATTGTGGCTATGCCTTCATTTTTTTCGTAAAGTGTGTTCTTAAATTCTATCATGTTGTTTCACCTTCCTATTTTTTCCAATCGTAGAAACCTTTGCCGGTTTTTCTTCCTAACAATCCGGCTCGGACCATCTGCCTTAGCAATGGGCTTGCTTGGTATTTCGGGTCGATTTCTTTCACCATGACTTCTGTGATGGCTAGGGTTGTGTCTAGTCCGACGTAGTCAAGTAGAGTTAATGGTCCCATCGGCCAGTTGAGT belongs to Candidatus Bathyarchaeia archaeon and includes:
- a CDS encoding ParB/RepB/Spo0J family partition protein, coding for MNGQLMEVELKKIRPNRLNPRLEISIIRLNDLADSIKQVGLLEPLVVRPVGDGYEVVVGERRYRACQQVGLKTVPAVVRQYTDEEVIELNLVENIQREDLSAVEKGNCCKLLLDKYPKKFSNVQGLASRLGLSSATVKTWLQLTKASKEIQSMVAPAQVERRGTPEGKIDYTTARTIMRRIPEPERQVEIGQKLASEGMSQKLARRVIEEAAKSPDRKVEDILTEVKAEPSELFFEPVDMESIVKGGKTQMTSRSAPDAGVKTGAKVHASIYVPRFADLQIVSVERKRLRFFDSEDAKREGYSSLAEFKRVWKEKYGEWNDNELVHIINFRKIG
- a CDS encoding 3-ketoacyl-CoA thiolase, whose amino-acid sequence is MRKVAIVGGGATRCGKREATWRGLVQEAGKAMFGNVPNLSPKDVDSLFVGAAEPGRFAFLSHVAPLVAECLGIQPRKVIARTELMCASGQAAIRYAWACVATGLSDVAVAFGAEKMYMPDMAEAQTNMSCVLDREWDGVNALSAPPFFAMTAQRHMHEFGTTEEQMAKVCVKNHKYSALNPLAQFPKEVTVEDVLKSLVVAPPLKLLDCSGITDGAAGVVLVPAEDAKKYTDAPMYVIGSGQANIGNNVNNLGSLTDWVPLKIAAKEAYESAHITSDDIDIAELHDCFTISEIMEYEALGWCEKGKGGKFIDEAQSYIGAKIAVNPRGGLLGCGHPLGATAILQAIDVMQQFRGEVPKGRYVKNADIAITHNLSGPANVHSILVYSKQMR
- a CDS encoding enoyl-CoA hydratase-related protein gives rise to the protein MIEFKNTLYEKNEGIATITINRPDALNALDQETIMEISVRLEDAEKDENIRVMVITGAGDRAFSAGADLRMMKGASPVRGADLARVGQHLTTQVEACSKPVIAAINGFALGGGLELAMACDIRVASETAQIGQPEINVGLIPGWGGTQRLPRFVGKGIAKEMIFTGRRIDARTAERHGLVNTVVPADQLQAKVKELAIELTGKPPIALKYCKKLINDSTETHPDAGLWQEAEAFGLVASTEDFNEGVTAFLEKRKPVYKGK
- a CDS encoding Zn-ribbon domain-containing OB-fold protein — translated: MGNTEIEKINRPETVKLPFMLDFYPLEDAKTTEISQFFQNLKQGKLTTTKCKKCSQLLWPPRIVCPNCLASEFEWADLGTEGELYAFTEVRIGAPLGFVQDAPFCVGLVKIGGLTISSRIDNAKHDQLKIGDKLQLKIVELADGRIFFRFAKA